The DNA region TTTCATTATAGGTATGTCACCGACTAGTTTTAGCATATTGAATGCCACATAGAATCCACATAAAAAGGTCCCCGATGGCTGTTGAGCACACTGCAAGAAGGTACCAATATGACAAGTTAATGCAGTAACCAAATAGGTAGGAAGGCACCATAAAAAAATCTCAATCTTACTTTAACATCTATCCTGTGCGTGAGTTTAGGTTTGGTTTTTGGCCTTTTCTTATTTGCTTTCATCATTTCTTCCATGCGCGCATCAAAGGCCCTGCATGATCAGCAATACCGATTAGAAACAGTAAGAGATCGATATTTCGTGAACAAAACCTACAATATACTGACCAGTTCACAATATGTCGGACGTCCGTGAACTTTCGACCGGGAAATAGTTTAGCAGAATCTAAATACCAAACCTCTTTGTACTTCATAGAGATGATCACTGTTACCCAGTGGCCACCGGTGTTGTAGGCACCCACCACATAGTCGTTCTTCATAGCATTTTTAATTGCTTGTGTTACAGTGCTAGGCTGGTGAGAAATCACTGTGGCGGTGAAAACCTGTGGGTCCAAAAACGCAACACTGCACTGCATCTCTGCTGCATTCTGCATCATTTTCCTACAAATAATCCAATTGTTAGCATGCATGAACTTTGTGGtcaaaattaaagaaatatatttttttgcTTTGAAGGGACTTACAATGTCCACAACCTCAAGAAGCTAACATCCAGAGCACCTAGGGTTATAAGGTCGTACACGTCATCGAATGCAATGTTTAACATTAAATCACCATCACCTTCAAAGTAGGCTTGAGGCACCTTTGCTGGAAAGCCAAGTTTATCCTTACTGTTTTCCATGACGTAAGCATGCAACCTGGCACAATTTGGTCCAGCAGCATCTAAATCCGCTTCTGACAACATAGGCACACCAGGCTTGTATTTTGGATTCTGTGTTGTCCAAATAGCGTTAACAAGCTCATCTTTAGGCAGAGGTTTCCTGGCCTCCTTCTCCTCCCGTGGTGACTGCTGCTCAGGCTGAGATTGGCTGCGCTCTCCCTCCTGTTGTAGAGGCTCCGGTTGTGGCTGATGCTTAGGCGGagattgctgctgctgctgctgctgctcctttTTTTTGCagatctgctgctgctgcggctgagCCTTCTCTTGCGGACGCTGAGCTGCAGTACCTGCATCTGATGCTGTACCCCTGCTACCTGATGCGGTTCCAGAGTTGGGCTGTCTCGTCCTGGGTGGTATAAGGATCCTATGCTTTGACCATTGGATCCTTGTACCGAGAGCCTCACCTAAGGTTGTTATCTCATCCCCCCCTACTGGCACAGGCAGACGGAAGTGACTCGTATTGGACCACACATAAGTAGGTTGCACCACTGCATACCCTTCCTGCACCGGTACACAATGGCAAGTCTCTTGATATGGATAGACAGTGGCTACTGCGAGCTCCAAGTTATGCCCGGTGCCATCCAAAAGGCTGCACTTGGTTGGCTCTGTCAGCTTATCTATTGTGTCCAGCATAGATGATCGACTGTCAGCTTCGTTCTCGTTGAATGGCCCATGGTCTTCCCCGCTGCCACGCACATCTTCTTCCGCACTGACACTCGCATCTTCTTGCTCGCTGCTACCGGTGTGTGTTGGTTGGGTAGGACACAAAGCATCCGGTATAACCACGCCTGCTTGTCTTAGCATGTTGATTACTCTGATGGCTGTTTCACCAACTATCTTTTCCTTCTCCGCATCAGACCtctccttcgtcttcttcctcttcttcctgtaCATTCCAGCAAACTCTTCACCAAACCCTTTACCCCAGCCAACTGAACTAGACACGCCTCGGACCCGACCTCGATGCTCTGGATTCTCAAGTGCCGCGGTGAGGATATCATTCTCCCTAACCCCAGTGAAAGAACCATCACTAGCCTTAGATGCAAGGTCTTTCACCTTATTTGCTAGCCCCACCACCGCAGGGTTACTGAATGTTATGTCCCCGCTTCCTTCACTAGTGCCTTCACTAGTGGTCATCCTCTTCGCCGCCCTTGCCCGCAGATATGACCTCGAACGTCCAGGAAATTGGTCCCAAGGgttctcttttccttctctaGCTAGCTttgcatcctcctcctcccactCTTTCCTTTTACCATGATAACCTTTTCTTCCCGTCTTGTGTGGCTTATTATGCAATGCTCTCTTATCTTTCATCTCCTGGCTCACTCGCTGAAAAAAAGGAGAATTggtttcctgcacaaacacctCCCAGTCTTCTGGCTTCAAAAAGCCATGCTTCTCAAAGGGAGACTCCTCCTGCCTCACATAATTTCTTCTTAAATGGGCCTTGAACCGCCGTTGCAAGGTTGCAATCTCTGACATAGCTGCCTTAATTGCCTTGTTGCGAACAGTTGGTTCCAGATTGGCTGGGTACTCTAGCTTTTCCAGCAATGCTTCGAATAGCTGTTCCTTCTCAACTGGTGACAGATCCTCAAGCTTC from Panicum hallii strain FIL2 chromosome 9, PHallii_v3.1, whole genome shotgun sequence includes:
- the LOC112873304 gene encoding uncharacterized protein LOC112873304, with product MSPTPTNSCSDSSASSQRNDGERSSQAHSAQTAASSTRTRGSRTQTKWPEDKLTATGLDEKFWPTPDAARERFVLVCGLIARERVSINRKLEDLSPVEKEQLFEALLEKLEYPANLEPTVRNKAIKAAMSEIATLQRRFKAHLRRNYVRQEESPFEKHGFLKPEDWEVFVQETNSPFFQRVSQEMKDKRALHNKPHKTGRKGYHGKRKEWEEEDAKLAREGKENPWDQFPGRSRSYLRARAAKRMTTSEGTSEGSGDITFSNPAVVGLANKVKDLASKASDGSFTGVRENDILTAALENPEHRGRVRGVSSSVGWGKGFGEEFAGMYRKKRKKTKERSDAEKEKIVGETAIRVINMLRQAGVVIPDALCPTQPTHTGSSEQEDASVSAEEDVRGSGEDHGPFNENEADSRSSMLDTIDKLTEPTKCSLLDGTGHNLELAVATVYPYQETCHCVPVQEGYAVVQPTYVWSNTSHFRLPVPVGGDEITTLGEALGTRIQWSKHRILIPPRTRQPNSGTASGSRGTASDAGTAAQRPQEKAQPQQQQICKKKEQQQQQQQSPPKHQPQPEPLQQEGERSQSQPEQQSPREEKEARKPLPKDELVNAIWTTQNPKYKPGVPMLSEADLDAAGPNCARLHAYVMENSKDKLGFPAKVPQAYFEGDGDLMLNIAFDDVYDLITLGALDVSFLRLWTL